Proteins encoded in a region of the Eschrichtius robustus isolate mEscRob2 chromosome 16, mEscRob2.pri, whole genome shotgun sequence genome:
- the ZCCHC3 gene encoding zinc finger CCHC domain-containing protein 3: protein MATGGGAEEERKRGRAQLLSLARPAARAEEAEGGREKMGWAQVVKNLAEKKGEFRESRPPRREEEGGNGARGGLSAPAGLAAPGLGDFPPAGRGDPKGRRRDPAGEATDARKKKGAAEAGRRKKAEAAAMAAPTKPDAAEDAAERPPQDEQATAAGPAVGPGKGRFLVRICFQGDEGACPTRDFVVGALILRSIGMDPSDIYAVIQIPGSREFDVSFRSAEKLALFLRVYEEKREQEDCWENFVVLGRSKSSLKTLFILFRNETVDVEDIVTWLKRHCDVLAVPVKVTDRFGIWTGEYKCEIELRQGEGGVRHLPGAFFLGAERGYSWYKGQPKTCFKCGSRTHMSGSCTQDRCFRCGEEGHLSPYCRKGIVCNLCGKRGHAFAQCPKAVHNSVAAQLTGVAGH from the coding sequence ATGGCCACCGGCGGCGGcgcggaggaggagaggaagcgggGGCGGGCGCAGCTCCTGTCCCTTGCGCGCCCGGCGGCCCGGGCCGAGGAGGCCGAGGGCGGCCGCGAGAAGATGGGCTGGGCCCAGGTGGTGAAGAACCTGGCCGAGAAGAAGGGCGAGTTCCGCGAGTCGCGGCCTCCGCGGCGGGAGGAGGAGGGCGGTAACGGCGCGCGCGGCGGGCTCAGCGCCCCTGCGGGCCTGGCGGCGCCGGGCCTCGGTGACTTCCCCCCTGCCGGCCGCGGGGACCCGAAGGGCCGCCGGAGAGACCCGGCCGGCGAGGCGACGGACGCCCGCAAGAAGAAGGGCGCAGCCGAGGCGGGCAGGAGGAAGAAGGCCGAAGCGGCGGCCATGGCGGCCCCGACCAAGCCCGACGCGGCCGAAGACGCGGCCGAGCGGCCCCCCCAGGACGAGCAGGCGACGGCGGCTGGCCCCGCGGTGGGCCCGGGCAAGGGCCGCTTCCTCGTGCGCATCTGTTTCCAGGGAGACGAGGGCGCCTGCCCAACCCGGGACTTCGTGGTGGGCGCGCTCATCCTCCGCTCCATCGGCATGGACCCGAGCGACATCTACGCGGTCATTCAGATCCCTGGCAGCCGGGAGTTCGACGTGAGCTTCCGCTCGGCGGAGAAGCTGGCCCTATTCTTACGCGTCTACGAGGAGAAGCGCGAGCAGGAGGACTGCTGGGAGAACTTTGTGGTGCTGGGGCGGAGCAAGTCCAGCTTGAAGACGCTCTTCATCCTCTTCCGGAACGAGACGGTGGACGTGGAGGACATCGTGACCTGGCTCAAGCGCCACTGCGATGTGTTGGCCGTGCCGGTGAAAGTGACCGACAGGTTTGGGATCTGGACCGGGGAGTACAAGTGCGAGATCGAGCTGCGCCAGGGGGAGGGCGGGGTCAGGCACCTGCCGGGGGCCTTCTTCCTGGGGGCCGAGAGGGGCTACAGCTGGTACAAGGGGCAGCCCAAGACGTGCTTTAAATGTGGTTCCCGGACCCACATGAGTGGCAGCTGCACACAGGACAGGTGCTTCAGGTGCGGGGAGGAGGGGCACCTGAGCCCTTACTGCCGGAAGGGCATCGTGTGTAACCTCTGTGGCAAACGAGGACACGCCTTTGCCCAGTGTCCCAAAGCGGTTCACAATTCCGTGGCAGCTCAGCTAACCGGCGTGGCCGGGCACTGA
- the SOX12 gene encoding transcription factor SOX-12: MVQQRGARAKRDGGPPPPGPGPAEEGAREPGWCKTPSGHIKRPMNAFMVWSQHERRKIMDQWPDMHNAEISKRLGRRWQLLQDSEKIPFVREAERLRLKHMADYPDYKYRPRKKSKGAPAKARPRPPGGGGSRLKPGPQLPSRGGRRAAGGPLGGGAAAPEDDDEDDDEELLEVRLVETPGRELWRMVPAGRAARGQAERSQGPSGEGAAVTAASPTPSEDEEPEEEEEEAAATEEGEEETVASGEEPLGFLSRLPPGPAGLDCSALDRDPDLPPPSGTSHFEFPDYCTPEVTEMIAGDWRPSSIADLVFTY; this comes from the coding sequence ATGGTGCAGCAGCGGGGCGCGAGGGCCAAGCGGGACGGCGGGCCACCGCCCCCGGGGCCCGGGCCGGCCGAGGAGGGGGCGCGTGAGCCCGGCTGGTGCAAGACCCCGAGCGGCCACATTAAGAGACCGATGAACGCGTTCATGGTGTGGTCGCAGCACGAACGGCGGAAGATCATGGACCAGTGGCCCGACATGCACAACGCCGAGATCTCCAAGCGCCTGGGCCGCCGCTGGCAGCTGCTGCAGGACTCGGAGAAGATCCCTTTCGTGCGGGAGGCGGAGCGGCTGCGCCTCAAGCACATGGCGGATTACCCGGACTACAAGTACCGGCCGCGCAAAAAGAGCAAGGGGGCGCCCGCCAAGGCGCGGCCCCGcccccccggcggcggcggcagccggCTCAAGCCCGGGCCGCAGCTGCCTAGCCGCGGGGGCCGCCGAGCAGCGGGAGGGCCTTTGGGGGGCGGCGCGGCGGCGCCCGAGGACGACGACGAGGACGACGACGAGGAGCTGCTGGAAGTGCGCCTGGTCGAGACCCCCGGGCGGGAGCTGTGGAGGATGGTCCCGGCGGGGCGGGCCGCCCGGGGACAAGCGGAGCGTTCCCAGGGGCCGTCGGGCGAGGGGGCGGCTGTCACCGCCGCCTCCCCGACTCCGTCGGAGGACGAGGAGccggaggaagaggaggaggaggcggcggcgacgGAGGAAGGCGAAGAGGAGACGGTGGCGTCGGGGGAGGAGCCGCTGGGCTTTCTGTCCAGACTGCCCCCCGGCCCCGCCGGCCTGGACTGCAGCGCCCTGGACCGCGACCCAGACCTGCCGCCCCCCTCGGGCACGTCGCACTTCGAGTTCCCGGACTACTGCACCCCCGAGGTTACCGAGATGATCGCAGGGGACTGGCGCCCGTCTAGCATCGCCGACCTGGTTTTCACCTACTGA